The sequence below is a genomic window from Myxocyprinus asiaticus isolate MX2 ecotype Aquarium Trade chromosome 9, UBuf_Myxa_2, whole genome shotgun sequence.
CTTAAGCCACAACTGTGTAGATTAGGAGAGTTTAATGCTCTTTTATTTGCCTCAGTTCTTGTGTAGTGTGTTGCACAGTCCTAAGAGGACACCCACTGAGACTAGcctagtcatacaggtttgtaagaTAATAAATTGTAAGGTCAGTTGCACTTaatctcaattcaattcaaaactCAATGATTCATTTGCATCATCATGGTTCATATATTTTACATCtaatgttataaaaaatatttttaaaaaaatacatgcaaGTAATTATTTTACAGTGGTTGAAATCATGGTGTcttcgaagaaaaaaaaatcacccttTTGTCATTTCGAGCAAATTCATAATATCAATATATATAGAAAATACCATATTGTATCATATGTTTTGGTAAGTAGAGGGTGCTCTTCCAATCATGGAAGGATTTGAATAGTCTTTGCTGAGGTTTGACTCATTCTGTCCAGTTTTCACCAACAGGTGGAGCTTGCATTGTGGGACACAGCAGGACAGGAGGACTACGACCGTCTGAGACCCCTGTCGTACCCAGATACAGACGTCATCCTCATGTGCTTCTCCATAGACAGTCCAGACAGTTTAGGTAATCACATTTGACAAATACACCAGAATGGTTGGCCTAATGTTCTCCTATTTCTTTGACGTTTAATGAATCTAATCTGCATCAAGGCCAACAAGAGTCTTTCTTGGTGGAAAAACATTTGATGACTCACTGCTTACAGGAAGTTCCTGTGTTTTGTCTGAGAACTGAAGTGCGTCATATGTCCTTGTGTGCATGACATCACTGCTGTTATCTCCTCCAGCTTCTTAAAGGAACACCCTGGTTCTTTCTCCTTACAATGAGTGTCAGGAAGAAACCACCTTTGTGTCTCCCTAGCACTTACATAAAAGTTAATCGGAGACTGTTCCAAGATTGTTCGTCAGACCTCATGATTCAGTAGAGTTCAGCAAATGAATGTTGTGTAAAAATATGAGCAGTCATACAGTGTAATCAGCAAAGCATTCCCTCGAGAGTTTTTGAAGTGATAATTGTTATGGAATCACCACTACTTTCCCAAGCCCCTAAACACATACTTCAGTTATATTGTGCATGAATTACTCTTGAATAATAGGATTTGGGTTTGAGTTGTTGGGACAAATCCCTTATTTCTTTCTTACAGCCTTTACTTTGGGTCACAATCACATTACAAAACATAGTTCTATAATCTAAGAGAGCAGGCCATAAATGAGCATTATTTAaccattttacaatatttttgtcattttttctgaaagttcCCACCAccatgtcatttccaccacatctcaaaatCTTTATTATGTTTAATAGAGTTCCAAGGTggaaatgccatttttaaaattcataGGAATATTTTATGTATACTTAAtgaacataattaaaggtgcagcatgtaagattcagaaacccttgttattaatgacaactgtggtcattaagtgaactgcagccagctacagTGGCTGtagctcgtgcacacactccatagggacgcaagcgagcattggccaaaacaatgtcgtaacatacaaagagactgaaagtGTGTAACAGCTTCACAACaggcgggaaggagaacacaggtaagcaggtttttcctggctcaggtaggacttttaataggccacttcagtgctttacaacttcacaaactcatcagcttcacaggcacgtaggcatttaacacatcagcttcataaacataacaggttaaacgtaacaacttcaggagcaccgtggccttctttgtgctagactctctctctctctctctgctggtggtgtggctgcttatatgccgctctccccatgctcactggaattagagacaggtgttacacataatctagctcagatgcaagcgcccttaccgctttctcgctctccggacggacgctcgaccacgcccccactgccacaacatgattcaccggcatcatgctgaaagacgaggtagcataattaaaattacacagttatgagtgttttACTACACACTTTGTGACCAAACTCAACTTTGCAAAATtatttgattggaaatgacgcagAAATTAATGCTGAATATTCTCAAACAttctgatatttaccttgatttttctttgtttttgttgggtggtggggggggggggggtggggtgttATCAAACAtaacttgtctcatatttcatctcttcactgacacttctgatgacttggttaacaagtacattaacttttgaaaaaactttaataggggcaaaattgtttggtgtggtggaaacaACGTCACAAcctgtcattttgttttgtttttttaaacgtaGTTTTTGTAAAATTGATAGAAATCTTTTTTTCCCCACTATAAACATAAAAATGGATTATGCTAACTTAAAGCTCGGATTGGCCCTCCGGCGGGCTTTccgagaaaaaaattattataaaaatactaataactacagtcttgaccaacacaaaattggtatcgttttaaagcttagctgtactttataatgcatgtaggcattatgataaaaactgaacaagtgctttgaaatttgcagacaaatcagaagtgtactgttttgataatttattaataattttgcaccgtacatattattataatcagtaaaaacatcaaactgatcaaatagccatgtgtcatatgttgttggaaagctctcaaagagaagAATTGAAccaaatatcacataccattacttagatgaggggattcccattaaaacaagcccacacacaacataatcagATGCACAGattattagataatccacacaaagcacagtgTGCACACAGCACTTTAAATGCtaacttggtaaaaaaaaaaaaaaaaaaacacgttagctttacTGGATCAAATTACTTaatcggaaattatgtagtacgttgtccatcgtcatggaatgctaaaccagtcGTATTAAGATTCAGAtagctgcaaccagaggtggaagtcatccaaatatgggcagagaggataatTTACACTAATTACATATGACCATCAGGAGATGGTGCTAACtatatgacacagactcaatgatggctcaaatgacagaatggaactgaatgagatctcgttactgaTGCTTGCATGTTTTGGAGACAGAGCATAcctttaaggccaaagtatactttgcgcGTCCGTGTTGCGGATGTCTCTGCGCACAGTGTGCGTGCCGTAAAACTTCATCATAATCCAGTCTGCATCCcggccagattttttttttaatcgcggACATGATCAtcgtctgtgcgcatcgtcggtgcatgcgctggccattgactctactaaaagtatcataaagaagttgtagtgggcatttTAGATCGTATTCACTCGccgtcagaagagtatacttacAAAAGGCAACGCAGTCGACCAGGCACGAGCCAGTCTGGAACAcacaaaaactaagtatacctgggccttttgtcattgttgtatttgcatgtgtaattggacatataatgtaaaataagaaaaatagttCAAGTTTGTTTGTgaattttttcagcagtttcttaggctgagagtctcagaatgtattatAACCTATGTCATTAAAATATCTGAAGAGTTTTCTTTAAAACAACACtaaacaattgaccctctttgtttttttttttagagcttttTATTTTGGGCATGCTGCTGAAacattaaatctttaaaaacaccttcagagcttaaaagtTAAACctttttacaaaaattatttgcatttttataatggatttgtttaatttaaatattgaaaatCTTGGTCTGTGACAACCAAATCTATACATGTAAGGCATTTGTACctaagtaccaaaaataaatgatgatgtcctggtaaaaagtttccaattcagttttaataagACCTCCATATGAGAAAAaaattttgatgaaaaaatgttttcagagCTGTAATCTACGCAAAGGGCGGCTACTTTTGAATAAGCATAAATTTAAGATggtttttaaatatacaataacATTTTGGTCTCAACATAATTACCATATACTTCAattgttattttatagttttgatgtCTTTTCTATTATGCTAAAATGTAGACGTATGGAGAGTGGGTAGTGTGCTTACGCATATGTACTATTTATATATAACAttagtattatttaaatacaaaataaagagtGCTGTAATGTATAACCTTTGTTATCTTTTTATAGTCTACAGCACTCTTTTGGTTCTAGAAAAGCCTTGATTTAGATTACAATCTGTTTAGAAAGTTTGACATATCaagtttgagtgtgtttgtgtgatctcATAGAGAATATCCCAGAGAAATGGACGCCTGAGGTGAAGCACTTCTGCCCGAACGTTCCCATAATCCTTGTTGGGAATAAGAAAGATCTGAGGAATGACGAGCACACACGGAGAGAGCTGACCAAGATGAAGCAGGTGGGCCAGCTCCATCACTACGGGGAGTCCCATTAAAAAATGCTTGGTAGCTGCCGTTACTGTCGCTCTAGAAGGCCTTATCATTATCATTTTTCAAACACACCAGTCCAACCTCAATTACAGATGACTGATGCTATCCTTGCCTCGCCCCCCAAATGATGCATCAACAATAGTGTGGATCTTTTGACACATTTGGGCAGAAAACTCGGGAAAAATGGGTTCAATTAGTCAGCACCATTCGGAAAGCTCAGCAGATTTTTGCAAACTTTGAACACCCATTACTCACAAATATTTTGATTGTTCTTTAAGCTACCAATAGCAATACGGTCAGCTTCATCTAACATATTTATCCTTTGAGTCAACTTAAAATCAAATTtggccctatttactttcttatggTCACATTCATGGTCTTTGTGCAAGACTTGAAACATTTTTCTCTTTGTATTCTTTCTTCAAAATATTCAGTCTCAGAAATGACTACTTTTTCTGCATATTAaaaatagccaaatagctatttagacATTGCTTTAGGCTACTGTTTTAGATAATGCAGCTACTCTAAAATCTTGcaaatagttaatgcattaatttaagtATAATAGCAATAGATTTGTAAAAGAAGCAGTACCATTGGATTGGGATGTGATCTTGACCTCCATTCTGGAATGGAATGCCCATTTTTCACGATCCAAACCATTCAtgctggataaaatcaagtcctgccctaaATTCTtacattagtgctgtcagtctattaaaatttgtaatcaaattaattacatgatatgccgattaatcaaattaattgcaaatatCAATATTCGCTTAGAAAGGCccctaaataaaaatgataattaaataattataaaaaaaatatatatatatttaaatatatatatatatatatttaaatatatatatatatatatatatatatatatatatatatatatatatatatatatatatatatatatatatatatatatttaaatatatatatatatatatttaaatatatatatatatatatatatatatatatatatatatatatatatatatatatatatatatatatatatatttaactctatatacacatatatacatatatatacacactaccggtcaaaagttttgaaacacttgactgaaatgtttctcatgatcttaaaaatcttatgatctgaaggcgtatgtttaaatgtttgaaattagttttgtagacaaaaatataattgtgccaccatattaatttatttcattataaaactaaaatgtaattacaaatttttttttgaaattgatgacttggaccaaataataaagaaaagcagccaataagtgcccaacatagatgagaactccttcaatactgtttaaaaagcatcccagggtgatacctcaagaagttggttgagaaaatgtcaagagtacatgtctgcaaattctaggcaaagggtgactactttgaagatgctaaaatataacacagttttcatttattttggattttttttagtcacaacataattcccatagttccatttatgttattccaaagttttgaagactttactattattctaaatgtgaaaaaataaaaaaataaagaatgagtaagtgtttcaaaacttttgaccggtagtgtatgtattaGTGCTgacagtcgattaaaattttcattcgcaattaatcgcatactttTCATAATTAAGTGCGATTAATCACAGTTTTTGAAAGTGCTGATATTTaactctatatatacttctttcaaaatgcatttatttctcttttaggaaagaaaacacagcaatatgtaacaatataatgctttattaacattttcaaaacaaagccttccatagtataaagatagaaatgcactgaaatatcaccaattcaagtaacattaaatgcttcccaaagtctaagtgggagtttgactaattgaaagaactagtctccacataggttgcattttcattgcaatgggcattaaatctcttaaactcaaatCCTCCAAAATATTAAttagccggcagactgtggccaTTCACTTttctacagcaatcgtgaagcttgACTTCATTTCATTCCTCAGAATTCCCCACACTTTTTCCAAGTAAACATGAATTTGGTTCTGCATCATGTTGAGTGTGAATTTTATTTGGTATTTTGCTTTCAGGAGCCAGTTAAACCAGAGGAGGGCAGGGACATGGCAAATCGTATTAGCGCATTTGGCTACCTGGAGTGCTCTGCCAAGACTAAGGACGGTGTGAGGGAGGTATTCGAAATGGCCACTAGAGCAGCGCTGCAAGTCCGCAAGAAAAAGAAGAGGAGCGGCTGCCTGCTGTTGTGAGAGAAATTTccggcctttttttttttttttttttttagaatgaccCGGAATGTTCTGTTACTATTTCCAACTGACCAGGAAATACCAAACTCTACAAGATTTTTGACCAAACAGCATAAATACACTGTATTGTATGTCACATTTCATGCAAACCAGGTAACAGGTGCGAAATGTAAAGaaagttcataaaatatgcattaaaagaATGGGGGCTGGGCAACAAAACAGGTTACATCAATAAATGACACGCCTTGATTTGGTTTTCCTCTGTGGCACAATGTTTCTCCGCATAAAAATAGTTTAATCTCCAGCTTGTCCTGTAAGGATGAAGTAAACAATAACTCTATTGTATTTTTGCACATTTATCATTCAGCCATTATAACCTCGatggaaatgtttttcttttgaacTATTGCAGATTATGTTTATCTAAATGAATAGAAAAAGAGCACAACATTTGGTGATGGAATCAGTGCCTTTGTGAACGTTCCCTCCAGAATTTGAATGTACTTTGCAAAGTGctagttttaaattttttgtggACTGTACATGCTTTTTGAGTAGTGAATAACTTAAAGCTAATTAAATATATTCAAAAATGCAAAATCTTTATAAATAATGGATATATTTATAGCTTAGGAGCCTTCCCTAAGAACCAGAAATTATAGCACATAAATATAATGAGAAGGCCCATTCACAAAGCCAACTGCCAGATGGGagtgtgacatttttaatttgtattatccTATCCATCCTCCACACAGGCATAAACACGCATATGTACACATTGACTGTGCTCTGTAGATACTAAACTGGTTGAACCTGCTACGGGTATCCTCTGAGAGAGCTGTCACCTAATCTGACTGCATTGTCGTTACATTAGCTGGCTTAAAGGACACATGCTCAAGTCTTGTTAATGGAAAACACTAATTTTTTCAGATGAGATCACCTTTGAATGTTTCTAGTCCTAAGAAATGTCAAATAAATAGACAAACTGGTGATTGTTAGCAAACTTATATTTGTttgaatgaatagttcacccaaaaattctgtctcaTTTACCCCATAACCCTGTGCTGTAATtttttgaatttttgaagaatcttatGGTAGCTTTTTCATACAGATCATAGCAACCAGCTCCAAAAATAACCAAAACCAATGTAAAAGTAGTCAATACGATATGTGCACTGTATTCTGAGTGTTCTCAAGCCGTATGCTAGGttgaaatgaaaatattataTCCACATATTCAAACTGGTGCAAAGCTTTCAGTTATGATGGAAGCAAGAACAAATAGCATTTCCGCAATAACGACAACCTGGCACAACGTGTCGATGTGGAGTTTTTGAATCCGAATGCAAATAATATTTCAGAGCTTCGGCCGAGAGTAAAGAGGGTCACACACCGGACGCGTCTGCCGGACGACATGGCGCGTCCTAAAATTCTAAAcgattgttttctatgaatgtacgcacaccACCGCCGCTGCTCGGTGTCTGTCAGCGGCACCCACCTACAactctggaggctgctcaaatttctgccatgccacggagcgcaacttgcTTATTTTCCATTCagttcgacccaaatcattatcgaTGGACATATATTGTTattacctgtgccgtgtcctagctgtgacgtggcatggtgcTTCTCGTCCAGTGTGCGACCGCCtttagattatcagtgaataacgacttaaatgtcTATATggtccttacacaaagctatcaaagcatacaaattcttcaaaaatatttaattttctgtTCCAccgaaaaaaatacaaaaataatggaATACAAGTTTAAAAGTTTGAGTTCATAATTCATAtttctttaacccttaaatgggtgttttgccaaacattattacatacctcggATCTTTAGCGACCCGGCATTCATATCTATCACAAattgatctacaaaatgcccagatagtgtagcattttcaaagcatttttaagacaattagaaatTAACagaatattctgttatattttggcattttatttttCCTGTCAAGGAGAACAAATGATAGAATGgtattcattacttccacactgaaattttatgagactCAACTGGCCTTAAAACGCATATTGAgctaagctacacataagttacataTACGTATTTCCTTACTTATTGAGTCTAATCAGACGTACAGCACCCAAATGGCAATAGCCGTATAATAATGTTCacgtgttgtacttgctatattttacttccatgttgcttattcgtcaaatagcaatgtcaaatgtaatcaAGTCAATCCCTAAAACAACAGCGCCACtttgagtaacaaataacatgtacaaaatgtatttgtacacGCATTTAGGATACTATTAATTCACCACCATTGCGCAGAAAGTCGACATGATGTATTATTTGTATGACAGATTCCTTTctatgttcctcatttttaagtcgctttagataaaagcatctgctaaatttgGACTAAATGTGAATGTAgtaataatttgtatgaatatGCCACAAATTTTTCCTGTTACACACAAAGAAATAGTTATCCTATGgaagtaaacttaaatagatatgaatcataaaaaaatgcacaaattaaaaaacaattattcagagaagtggaaatatatatattgcaacTCCATTACATATCTCGGGTCAGAACAGACTTTTttggcataactccaaaaaaaatggatgaggtaaaggaggtggaatgaggtcccgggtcactaaagacctgaggtatgcatttaagggttaatgaggTTTGTTTGGGTAGTATGAAGACGCCTTGAATGCCTTCCCAGTTCCCACAGATATGTGTGCCTTTAGTCGTCAGTCTTTTAATGCAAATGGGTTGAGGAGCAAGTATTGGGTAATGCTGAGCTAAGCCGGATGAATGTTTATGTGCACCAAGGCGTTTTGTCACATGATCAGTGTTATAACATTGCAATCATGTGTTCGGGCTATAGCACACTCAACTCTAGTAGTAAAACCATAGCTAAGCTGTGCAGCGTTGCATTTGTCATTGTCTAGAAGATCTGTAGCTTTCGATTGTTGTTGTATGTTCCATAAACATAATTTCCTCTGCTGTCCCATGCTGGTGCCATGAGATATTTGACCTGAGCTGAGTTAGTAGTGCCACACAAATCTGCCCTGTGTTGAGTGTTTCAGAGTGTTGAACTTCAAGCAAGCATGGTGTAGCTCTTTTTCTCTCGACCTCTACTGTAGAGTAAGACGGTTTCAGACAATGTCCAGGTCAAACTTCATTCCAAGATC
It includes:
- the LOC127446069 gene encoding rho-related GTP-binding protein RhoA-D-like, with protein sequence MAAIRKKLVIVGDGACGKTCLLIVFSKDQFPEVYVPTVFENYIADIEVDGKQVELALWDTAGQEDYDRLRPLSYPDTDVILMCFSIDSPDSLENIPEKWTPEVKHFCPNVPIILVGNKKDLRNDEHTRRELTKMKQEPVKPEEGRDMANRISAFGYLECSAKTKDGVREVFEMATRAALQVRKKKKRSGCLLL